In Puntigrus tetrazona isolate hp1 chromosome 7, ASM1883169v1, whole genome shotgun sequence, the following are encoded in one genomic region:
- the znf16l gene encoding zinc finger protein 16-like, which produces MNRKRNHCYMETGPSSESQAAFMDNAGSFGRDEEDLSELEPDEQLVCSVTEITEHLGRNITVVLESALSEIRKLVSVRIRVLKMELREKTDEIELLKAKLESTEKDGRGSGSGSLDFRKAEHQPGQKHGADPKKAKPGTPVVKKENINAICDYLMKDKNQRGAAEVESDHSNQAFGSEAQPHASLSLWTESGAADADPDADIFSMLPSASKRMYDYEWMTGVELNSAEFKGDTETKCEDVPAVDDEDETEDSEGGRGSLRSVSDHFPLDAQGSPREDRSSPAEDSMDRMEPGQFSSHTFICPFCGTLCPDSSFLEEHIKLMHHEESTLQSAPGGSSSRGEGDSGEPGRALGGTDRPVVRGAREKKVEGGYECGDCGRHFNYLGNLRQHQRIHTGEKPFVCPECGERFRHAERLKSHRLSHSGAQSPFPCPQCGKGFPVLSGLKRHQRVHTGESPYACPQCGRRFKELGNLYTHMRIHSGATPYSCYQCGRSFRHLGTYKSHRCMPATQLASGHSPAWAQEDKVQTG; this is translated from the exons ATGAACCGAAAGAGGAACCACTGCTATATGGAAACGGGCCCGTCCTCCGAGTCCCAGGCCGCCTTTATGGACAACGCGGGGTCCTTCGGCCGAGACGAGGAGGATTTGTCCGAGCTCGAACCCGACGAGCAGCTGGTGTGCTCGGTGACCGAAATCACGGAGCACCTGGGCAGGAACATCACGGTGGTGCTGGAGTCCGCGCTGTCCGAGATACGCAAGCTGGTCAGCGTCCGGATCAGAGTCCTGAAGATGGAGCTCCGCGAGAAAACCGACGAGATCGAGCTGCTCAAAGCCAAGCTGGAGTCGACGGAGAAGGACGGGAGGGGGTCTGGCTCCGGCAGCCTGGACTTCAGGAAAGCGGAGCATCAACCGGGCCAGAAACACGGCGCCGACCCGAAGAAAGCCAAACCCGGCACGCCCGTGGTGAAGAAGGAGAACATCAACGCGATCTGCGACTATCTGATGAAGGACAAGAACCAGCGTGGCGCCGCTGAAGTGGAAAGCGACCACAGCAACCAGGCCTTTGGGTCCGAAGCGCAGCCGCACGCGTCTCTGAGCCTGTGGACGGAGAGCGGAGCCGCGGACGCCGACCCCGACGCGGACATCTTCAGCATGCTGCCGTCTGCCAGCAAACGCATGTACGACTACGAATGGATGACAGGAGTCGAGCTCAACTCGGCTGAGTTTAAAG GTGACACTGAAACAAAATGTGAAGATGTTCCCGCTGTGGATGATGAGGATGAAACTGAAGACTCtgaaggaggaagaggaagtctGAGGTCAGTGTCTGACCATTTTCCCCTGGACGCTCAGGGCTCCCCGCGGGAAGATAGGAGCAGCCCGGCGGAGGACAGCATGGATAGAATGGAGCCAG GTCAGTTCTCCTCTCACACCTTCATCTGCCCCTTCTGTGGAACCCTGTGCCCTGACTCCTCCTTCCTGGAGGAGCACATCAAGCTGATGCATCACGAGGAGAGCACCCTGCAGTCGGCCCCGGGCGGTTCTTCCTCTCGCGGGGAGGGAGACTCGGGCGAGCCGGGCCGAGCCCTGGGAGGCACAGACAGACCCGTCGTCCGAGGCGCGCGGGAGAAGAAAGTGGAGGGCGGATACGAGTGCGGCGACTGCGGCCGTCACTTCAACTACCTGGGCAACCTGCGTCAGCACCAGCGCATCCACACGGGCGAGAAGCCCTTCGTCTGCCCCGAGTGCGGAGAGCGTTTCCGGCACGCCGAGCGCCTCAAGAGCCACCGCCTCAGCCACAGCGGGGCCCAGAGCCCCTTCCCCTGCCCGCAGTGCGGTAAGGGCTTCCCGGTGCTGTCCGGACTGAAACGGCACCAGCGCGTGCACACGGGAGAGAGTCCCTACGCCTGTCCACAGTGCGGACGCAGGTTTAAAGAGCTGGGcaacttatacacacacatgcgcatTCACAGCGGCGCCACGCCCTACTCTTGCTACCAGTGTGGGCGGAGCTTCAGGCACCTGGGCACATACAAGAGCCATCGCTGCATGCCCGCTACGCAGTTAGCCAGCGGCCACAGTCCGGCGTGGGCTCAGGAAGACAAGGTGCAAACCGGGTAA